A genomic segment from Orrella daihaiensis encodes:
- the msrB gene encoding peptide-methionine (R)-S-oxide reductase MsrB: MNKIKKSDDQWREILTPESFHVTRQKGTERAFTGQFWDHRAKGIYHCVCCNTPLFASDTKFDAGCGWPSYFEPINPGCVREETDYSHGMVRTEVLCNICDAHLGHVFPDGPPPTGLRYCINSLSLTFESLEGQ; the protein is encoded by the coding sequence ATGAACAAGATAAAAAAATCCGATGATCAGTGGCGTGAGATTCTAACGCCAGAAAGCTTTCATGTTACCCGCCAAAAAGGCACGGAACGTGCCTTCACCGGTCAATTTTGGGATCACCGCGCAAAAGGCATCTACCACTGTGTCTGCTGCAACACACCATTGTTTGCGTCAGACACCAAATTTGATGCCGGCTGTGGCTGGCCGAGTTACTTTGAACCGATTAACCCGGGTTGTGTGCGCGAGGAAACCGACTACAGTCACGGCATGGTTAGAACTGAGGTGTTGTGCAATATATGTGATGCTCATCTGGGTCATGTATTTCCCGATGGCCCACCACCGACAGGATTGCGATACTGCATCAATTCACTTTCACTGACTTTTGAGTCACTGGAAGGTCAATGA
- a CDS encoding BolA family protein: MTNPHEALLRERLKQLEPTLLEIDDESHLHAGHAGNQGGASHFRVWIEADCFNGKGKVAQHRLVYDLVNDLMPFPIHALALQTSIPQKGNS, translated from the coding sequence ATGACAAACCCACATGAAGCGCTTTTGCGTGAACGATTAAAGCAGCTTGAACCGACACTGCTCGAGATCGATGACGAATCCCATCTGCATGCTGGTCATGCCGGCAATCAGGGTGGGGCCAGTCATTTCAGGGTGTGGATAGAGGCAGATTGCTTTAATGGCAAAGGTAAGGTGGCCCAACACCGTCTGGTGTACGATTTGGTCAATGACCTGATGCCGTTTCCAATTCACGCATTGGCGCTACAGACATCCATCCCTCAAAAAGGAAATTCATGA
- a CDS encoding peptidylprolyl isomerase translates to MKRFALLIAAVTIAAPIYAQNVATVNGQPITQQAYDQFIKLLSAQGAPDTPQLRDQVKEEMINRLVMVQAAEKAGITKQPDVQTELELARQGILVRALMADYLEKNPVTEEKVKAEYEKLKKEQGEVLEYNVRHILVEDEATANNLQKQLKDKSAKFEDLAKAQSKDPGSAAQGGSLGWASADNYVAPFAEAVKNTPKGQMTDKPVQTQFGWHVIEVVDARPIAFPPFAEVRTQLEEMMRQQALVQYQQKLRSEAKIN, encoded by the coding sequence ATGAAACGCTTTGCCCTCTTGATTGCAGCTGTCACGATTGCAGCACCTATCTATGCCCAAAACGTCGCCACGGTGAACGGGCAACCAATCACTCAACAAGCTTACGATCAGTTCATCAAACTCTTAAGCGCCCAGGGTGCACCGGATACCCCGCAATTACGCGATCAAGTCAAAGAGGAAATGATCAATCGTCTGGTCATGGTTCAGGCCGCTGAAAAAGCTGGTATCACCAAGCAGCCTGATGTACAGACCGAACTTGAATTAGCCCGCCAAGGTATTTTGGTGCGAGCACTAATGGCCGACTACCTTGAAAAAAACCCAGTGACCGAAGAAAAAGTCAAAGCCGAGTACGAGAAACTTAAAAAAGAACAGGGTGAAGTTCTTGAGTACAACGTGCGACACATACTGGTTGAGGATGAGGCAACAGCCAATAACCTGCAAAAGCAATTGAAAGATAAATCAGCAAAGTTTGAAGACTTGGCAAAAGCCCAATCTAAAGACCCCGGCAGCGCAGCACAAGGCGGCAGCCTCGGTTGGGCATCTGCAGATAACTATGTCGCCCCGTTTGCTGAGGCAGTGAAAAATACCCCAAAGGGCCAGATGACTGACAAACCGGTACAGACCCAATTTGGATGGCATGTGATTGAAGTCGTTGACGCCCGCCCAATCGCTTTCCCGCCATTTGCTGAAGTACGTACACAGCTTGAAGAGATGATGCGCCAGCAAGCTCTGGTGCAATACCAGCAGAAGTTGCGTAGTGAAGCAAAGATCAATTAA
- the smc gene encoding chromosome segregation protein SMC, with the protein MRLTQIKLAGFKSFVDPTVIPTPSQLVGVVGPNGCGKSNIIDAVRWVLGETRATELRGESMQDVIFSGSGDRKPAGRASVELVFDNSAGRAAGQWSVFSEISVRRVLTRDGTSSYFVNNQQVRRRDVHDIFLGTGLGSRGYAIIGQGMISRLIEARPEELRVYLEEAAGVSRYKERRRETENRLHDTRENLTRVEDILRELNSQLEKLEQQAVVAGQYRELQEEGQLKQHALWFLREQAAHEEKARLAQKTEQAEQALEEAIARLRQAESDLETRRQAHYAASDAVHQAQGKLYEANAKVSSLEAEIRHIVDARNRIQSRQSQLTTQTEEWAAQIEHCTAQLDIERQALETQAAQLEEAQLAAQAAQAELPDIEQRVREAAAQREQMRSALAKIEQELALVAQRRGDAERQLQVLAQRRERLQQERRDAAVPDEEALVRLKGDKQAADQQLEQAHAALTDLEAALPEADQARAQAREQLQKESTQLSNLEARLAALVALQEDVQKSGTLEPWLASHELAQLPRLWQKLQIQPGWEAALEAVLNERMVGVEVSNLSWTQAFANDAPPARLAFYQMPVPAASGSDASSLKPLLSLVQTSDPALRTLLSQWLGHVYVADSVSDAIARRDQLPSGGMWVVREGHLVDTSSVRFYAPDSEQAGMLARQQEIENLQREIKAQQMLADQARTAATRSEVAWQQASEAVVPARQRVSELTQRAHDLQLSVARLQQETEQRQERSARLDEDLGDLDAQIETLSAESETSEARFGELDEQLAEQQSVYAELEMQGETIASQAQAVRDRVRDRERAEQEGVFAERGTRARIAELERNLQLATDQQTRAAQEADSLVHELATLDAATPQNGLQEALEIRAEHEEVLGRLRIEMDTLAAQLREADEARLTLERSLEPQREAITQLQLQDQAARLSAEQFAEQLDEHQVDREQLKIQIEQRSQDDERGDWHKIGWLQGEVQRINRQIESLGAVNLAALEELNSSRERKVFLESQYNDLNEAIETLEDAIRKIDRETRELLQTTFNEVNGHFGELFPKLFGGGEAKLVMTGEEILDAGVQVMAQPPGKRNSTIHLLSGGEKALTATALVFALFKLNPAPFCLLDEVDAPLDDANTERYANLVSGMSDATQFLFISHNKIAMQMAKHLIGVTMQEQGVSRIVAVDIDSAIQLAAEAA; encoded by the coding sequence GTGCGCCTGACTCAAATAAAACTCGCTGGCTTTAAGTCCTTTGTTGATCCAACCGTGATTCCCACGCCTAGCCAACTAGTTGGCGTGGTTGGCCCCAACGGCTGTGGTAAGTCCAACATCATCGACGCTGTTCGCTGGGTGCTGGGTGAGACGCGTGCAACTGAATTGCGTGGTGAGTCCATGCAAGACGTCATCTTTAGCGGTTCGGGTGACCGCAAGCCAGCTGGCAGAGCCTCTGTTGAGCTGGTGTTTGACAATAGTGCCGGGCGCGCCGCGGGCCAGTGGAGCGTGTTCAGTGAGATTTCAGTGCGTCGGGTACTGACCCGTGATGGCACCAGCAGTTATTTCGTCAATAACCAGCAGGTGCGCAGGCGTGACGTACACGATATTTTTCTGGGCACTGGTTTGGGCTCTCGGGGTTACGCCATTATTGGCCAAGGCATGATCAGCCGTTTGATCGAAGCACGTCCCGAGGAGTTACGTGTCTACCTCGAAGAGGCTGCTGGTGTATCCCGTTACAAAGAGCGTCGCAGAGAGACAGAAAACCGTTTGCACGATACGCGCGAGAACCTGACCCGGGTTGAAGACATTTTGCGTGAATTGAATAGCCAGTTAGAGAAGCTTGAGCAGCAAGCCGTGGTAGCTGGCCAGTATCGAGAGTTGCAGGAAGAAGGTCAGTTAAAACAGCACGCCTTGTGGTTTTTACGTGAGCAAGCGGCGCACGAAGAAAAAGCCCGTCTCGCACAAAAGACTGAACAGGCCGAACAAGCGCTTGAAGAGGCTATCGCGCGTTTGCGTCAAGCCGAATCGGATCTCGAAACACGTCGGCAGGCGCACTACGCTGCTAGCGATGCTGTGCATCAAGCCCAAGGCAAGCTCTATGAGGCTAATGCCAAGGTCAGTAGCCTAGAGGCTGAGATTCGCCACATCGTTGATGCTCGAAACCGCATTCAGTCGCGTCAGTCGCAATTGACGACTCAAACTGAAGAGTGGGCTGCTCAAATCGAGCATTGCACGGCCCAGCTAGATATTGAACGTCAGGCACTTGAGACCCAAGCAGCTCAACTGGAAGAGGCGCAGCTTGCCGCTCAGGCGGCACAGGCTGAGTTGCCAGATATAGAGCAGCGTGTCCGAGAGGCGGCTGCTCAGCGTGAGCAGATGCGCAGTGCCTTGGCAAAGATTGAACAAGAACTGGCATTGGTGGCGCAACGCCGAGGTGATGCCGAACGGCAATTGCAGGTTTTGGCTCAACGGCGCGAGCGTTTGCAGCAAGAGCGTCGAGACGCTGCTGTGCCCGATGAAGAAGCGCTAGTGCGTCTAAAAGGCGACAAGCAGGCAGCAGACCAGCAGCTCGAACAAGCGCATGCAGCATTAACGGACTTAGAAGCAGCGCTACCCGAAGCAGACCAGGCGCGTGCCCAGGCGCGCGAGCAATTGCAAAAAGAGTCCACCCAACTATCCAATCTTGAAGCCAGGCTTGCAGCGCTGGTGGCATTGCAAGAAGACGTGCAAAAGTCTGGCACGCTGGAGCCTTGGCTTGCCAGCCATGAGCTTGCACAGCTGCCGCGTCTTTGGCAAAAGTTGCAAATACAGCCAGGCTGGGAGGCTGCGCTTGAGGCTGTGCTCAATGAGCGCATGGTGGGCGTCGAAGTCAGCAACCTTAGCTGGACTCAGGCCTTTGCCAACGATGCACCGCCGGCGCGTCTGGCGTTCTACCAAATGCCGGTGCCCGCAGCGTCTGGCTCAGATGCCTCAAGTCTGAAACCGCTATTGTCTCTGGTGCAAACCAGCGATCCTGCATTGCGTACGCTTTTGAGCCAGTGGCTAGGTCATGTGTATGTGGCCGATAGCGTCTCGGATGCCATTGCCAGGCGAGATCAATTGCCGTCTGGTGGTATGTGGGTTGTTCGTGAAGGCCACTTGGTCGATACGTCTAGCGTACGCTTTTATGCGCCCGATTCCGAGCAGGCTGGCATGCTGGCACGCCAGCAGGAAATTGAGAATCTGCAACGTGAGATCAAAGCACAGCAGATGCTGGCTGATCAAGCCCGAACAGCAGCAACCCGCTCTGAAGTTGCCTGGCAACAGGCATCCGAAGCAGTGGTCCCAGCGCGTCAGCGAGTATCTGAATTGACGCAGCGCGCCCATGATTTACAGCTGTCCGTGGCGCGTTTGCAGCAAGAAACAGAGCAACGTCAAGAGCGCTCGGCACGCCTTGATGAGGACCTTGGCGACTTGGACGCACAGATCGAGACACTAAGCGCTGAGAGCGAGACCTCCGAGGCTCGGTTTGGTGAACTCGATGAACAGTTGGCAGAACAACAAAGCGTATACGCCGAGCTTGAAATGCAGGGTGAGACGATTGCCAGCCAAGCGCAGGCGGTACGCGATCGTGTCCGTGATCGTGAGCGTGCTGAGCAAGAGGGCGTATTTGCCGAGCGTGGTACCCGAGCTCGCATTGCTGAGCTTGAGCGTAACCTGCAGTTGGCGACTGATCAGCAAACACGTGCAGCACAAGAAGCCGATTCACTGGTGCATGAGTTGGCAACGCTAGATGCGGCAACCCCTCAAAATGGGCTGCAAGAAGCACTTGAAATTCGTGCTGAACATGAGGAGGTGTTGGGTCGCTTGCGCATCGAAATGGATACGCTAGCCGCTCAATTGCGTGAGGCTGATGAGGCTCGGCTCACGCTGGAGCGTTCACTAGAGCCTCAGCGCGAAGCCATCACCCAATTGCAATTGCAGGATCAGGCGGCCAGACTGTCAGCTGAGCAGTTTGCTGAACAACTCGATGAGCATCAGGTTGATCGCGAGCAACTGAAGATTCAGATTGAGCAGAGATCACAGGATGATGAGCGTGGCGATTGGCACAAAATCGGCTGGCTGCAAGGCGAAGTGCAGCGCATCAATCGTCAGATCGAAAGCTTGGGTGCGGTTAACCTCGCGGCGCTAGAAGAGTTGAACAGCTCGCGCGAGCGCAAGGTTTTCCTGGAGTCACAGTACAACGATCTGAATGAAGCCATCGAGACGCTCGAAGATGCTATTCGCAAGATTGATCGAGAGACTCGAGAGTTGCTGCAAACTACCTTTAATGAGGTCAATGGCCACTTTGGGGAGCTTTTCCCCAAACTGTTTGGTGGAGGTGAAGCCAAACTGGTCATGACGGGTGAGGAGATACTGGACGCAGGCGTGCAAGTCATGGCTCAGCCGCCAGGTAAGCGCAACTCCACCATCCACCTGCTGTCCGGAGGTGAAAAAGCACTAACAGCAACGGCCCTGGTGTTTGCGCTATTCAAACTGAATCCTGCGCCGTTCTGTCTGCTTGACGAAGTTGATGCGCCGCTTGATGACGCGAACACCGAGCGTTATGCAAACCTCGTGAGCGGAATGAGCGATGCTACGCAGTTCTTGTTTATTTCGCACAACAAGATTGCCATGCAAATGGCCAAACACCTGATCGGTGTGACCATGCAAGAGCAGGGCGTTTCACGTATTGTGGCGGTAGATATCGATTCGGCTATACAGCTAGCAGCTGAAGCAGCCTGA
- a CDS encoding cell division protein ZipA C-terminal FtsZ-binding domain-containing protein, protein MSELQISLIALGGIVILAIVGFNWWQDRRARQKMQDSLPAVDEDPLLRAIDDDEGPERREPGLGSLGLTAQSADDDGDAVGQTAPLAEPDAMIEAVIELHMTQPVSGREIAVHLRDGFDFGRRPVRVVLQAEDGSLSAQLAAERLYTAVQLAVLLANRAGPITAIEWSQLWGKAQDLAEKLEASVDGPEQNDVLAQANELDSTCATLDAQVTLTLVLNDRRTTTDLVSSATAMGFVNHESHLSWIGDHGLECFTLSRADGQPLNAGMSHVTQLTLLLDVPRSPSNPVNFGRMMEVGQELARRVGGEIVDDQGNPLAPGADVTIDQQLQALCSQLEAAGLTPGSDRARRVFSG, encoded by the coding sequence ATGAGTGAATTGCAAATCAGTCTGATCGCACTTGGTGGCATCGTTATCCTGGCCATCGTTGGTTTTAACTGGTGGCAGGATCGTCGCGCTCGACAGAAGATGCAAGACAGTTTGCCGGCAGTCGATGAGGATCCTTTGCTCAGGGCTATAGACGATGACGAGGGGCCCGAGCGGCGTGAGCCTGGTTTAGGTAGTCTTGGGTTAACAGCACAGTCTGCCGATGATGACGGCGATGCGGTTGGTCAGACCGCACCACTGGCAGAGCCGGACGCCATGATCGAAGCGGTGATTGAGTTGCACATGACGCAACCTGTTTCTGGGCGTGAAATTGCGGTGCATTTACGCGATGGGTTTGACTTTGGTCGTCGTCCGGTACGAGTTGTGCTGCAAGCGGAAGATGGTTCACTATCGGCACAGTTGGCCGCTGAGCGGCTCTACACCGCTGTGCAGTTGGCAGTGTTGCTCGCCAATCGTGCTGGTCCGATTACAGCAATTGAATGGTCACAGCTTTGGGGTAAAGCTCAGGACCTAGCCGAGAAACTTGAGGCCAGTGTAGACGGTCCAGAACAAAACGATGTGCTTGCCCAAGCCAATGAGCTTGACAGCACTTGCGCTACGCTCGATGCCCAGGTCACGTTGACCCTGGTGCTCAATGACAGGCGCACAACTACAGATCTAGTGTCTAGCGCAACGGCCATGGGGTTTGTCAATCACGAGAGTCATCTGTCATGGATTGGTGATCACGGACTGGAGTGCTTCACCTTGTCTCGTGCTGATGGCCAACCGTTAAATGCAGGTATGAGTCATGTCACACAATTGACGCTGCTGCTTGATGTGCCAAGATCACCGTCAAATCCGGTGAACTTTGGTCGCATGATGGAAGTTGGTCAAGAGCTTGCCCGTCGAGTGGGCGGTGAAATTGTCGATGATCAGGGGAATCCACTGGCACCCGGCGCAGATGTGACGATAGATCAGCAACTGCAGGCCCTATGTTCTCAGCTCGAAGCGGCTGGCTTGACGCCTGGCAGTGATCGTGCAAGGCGCGTTTTCTCGGGCTAG
- the ligA gene encoding NAD-dependent DNA ligase LigA, translated as MTEIPEDVKARAKQLGEQLEKHNYAYYVLDAPTVSDAEFDRLMRELQAIEAQYPELQTPDSPTQRVGGRALDAFNSVRHAVPMLSLGNAFDDEEVTAFDQRVSQTLRQAGQMPDSGSVEYFCELKLDGLALSLRYENGLLTQAATRGDGQTGEDVTANVRTIRSIPLKLKALAPSVIEVRGEVFMDHEDFKRLNERQAARGDKVFVNPRNAAAGSLRQLDPKVTATRPLRFFAYGWGEVSEPLRSTHSEMLDWIAELGLPVNRVEHACVQGSQGLLDFYRRVGAKRAALDYDIDGVVYKVNSLVAQKTLGFVAKAPRFALAHKFAAEEAQTKLVGIDLQVGRTGAITPVARLAPVFVGGVTVTNATLHNEDEIRRKDVRIGDTVIVRRAGDVIPEVVGPVLDKRPDNAVLFQMVSQCPVCGSAIERPEGEAVARCTGGLFCGAQRKQSLIHAASRKALDIEGLGDKLVEQLVDRGRVHSLADIFALSEQELAGYERMGQKSAQNLVQAIDVARKPPLERFIYALGIRHVGETTARDLARHFMSIEALMAANEESLLSVPDVGPVVAASVAHFFAETHNREVIADLLKAGVQPQAPEVVTGANADVAGQTFVLTGTLPTWTREEASAAIMAAGGKVSGSVSKKTSYVVAGEEAGSKLSKAESLGVPVIDEDGLKALLGIG; from the coding sequence ATGACCGAGATTCCTGAAGACGTTAAAGCACGTGCTAAACAATTGGGCGAGCAACTGGAAAAGCACAATTACGCTTACTACGTGCTAGATGCGCCTACGGTGTCAGATGCTGAATTTGATCGCTTGATGCGCGAGCTGCAAGCGATCGAGGCCCAATATCCTGAGCTACAAACGCCAGACTCACCCACTCAACGTGTGGGTGGCCGGGCGCTAGATGCGTTTAATTCAGTGCGTCATGCAGTGCCAATGCTCTCGCTTGGCAACGCTTTTGATGATGAGGAAGTCACAGCATTTGATCAGAGGGTTTCGCAAACTCTGCGTCAGGCAGGGCAGATGCCTGACAGCGGTTCGGTTGAGTATTTTTGCGAATTAAAGCTTGATGGACTGGCATTAAGCCTAAGGTATGAGAATGGTCTACTGACCCAAGCTGCAACCCGTGGCGATGGCCAGACTGGCGAAGATGTGACTGCCAATGTACGCACGATTCGTTCCATTCCATTGAAACTAAAGGCGTTAGCGCCAAGCGTCATCGAAGTGCGTGGTGAAGTGTTCATGGATCATGAGGACTTCAAGCGCTTGAATGAGCGTCAGGCAGCACGTGGTGATAAAGTCTTTGTTAACCCTCGCAATGCAGCGGCTGGTAGCTTGCGTCAGCTCGATCCCAAAGTCACTGCGACACGTCCTTTGAGGTTTTTTGCGTATGGCTGGGGTGAAGTCAGTGAGCCCTTGCGTTCGACTCACAGCGAGATGCTGGATTGGATCGCAGAGTTGGGATTGCCAGTTAATCGGGTTGAGCATGCTTGCGTGCAGGGCAGCCAGGGCTTACTGGATTTTTACAGGCGGGTCGGGGCCAAGCGCGCGGCGCTCGACTATGACATTGATGGTGTGGTCTACAAGGTTAATAGTCTGGTTGCCCAGAAGACCTTGGGGTTTGTGGCAAAGGCCCCTCGGTTTGCATTAGCGCATAAGTTCGCCGCTGAAGAAGCACAAACCAAGCTAGTGGGAATTGACTTGCAGGTTGGCCGCACCGGCGCGATTACACCGGTGGCCAGGCTTGCCCCGGTGTTTGTCGGTGGGGTAACAGTGACCAACGCCACGCTTCACAACGAAGATGAAATCCGCCGTAAGGATGTCCGAATTGGTGATACGGTGATTGTGCGTCGCGCTGGTGATGTGATTCCTGAGGTGGTGGGGCCAGTTTTAGACAAACGCCCGGATAATGCCGTCTTATTTCAAATGGTATCGCAATGTCCGGTGTGTGGCAGCGCGATCGAACGCCCAGAAGGCGAAGCGGTGGCGCGCTGCACGGGTGGGCTCTTTTGTGGGGCGCAGAGAAAGCAAAGCCTGATCCACGCGGCTTCACGCAAGGCACTGGATATTGAGGGGTTGGGTGACAAACTCGTTGAGCAGCTCGTTGACAGGGGGCGTGTTCACAGCCTGGCAGATATCTTTGCGTTGTCTGAACAGGAGCTTGCGGGTTACGAGCGCATGGGCCAAAAGTCAGCACAAAACCTGGTGCAAGCTATTGATGTAGCCAGAAAGCCGCCGTTAGAGCGATTCATCTATGCCTTGGGTATTCGTCATGTGGGTGAGACCACCGCACGTGATCTTGCACGTCATTTCATGTCGATCGAGGCCTTGATGGCTGCTAATGAGGAGTCGTTGTTGTCAGTGCCAGATGTTGGCCCCGTGGTGGCAGCATCGGTTGCACATTTTTTTGCGGAGACGCATAACCGCGAGGTCATTGCCGATTTACTCAAAGCTGGGGTGCAACCTCAAGCACCAGAGGTGGTGACCGGTGCAAATGCCGATGTTGCTGGGCAGACCTTTGTGCTGACAGGCACTTTGCCCACCTGGACGCGCGAAGAGGCATCTGCTGCCATTATGGCGGCAGGCGGTAAAGTCAGTGGCTCAGTATCTAAAAAAACCAGCTACGTTGTCGCCGGTGAGGAAGCTGGCAGCAAACTCAGTAAAGCTGAGTCTCTAGGCGTACCGGTTATCGATGAGGATGGCCTAAAAGCTTTATTGGGGATAGGGTAA
- the lplT gene encoding lysophospholipid transporter LplT: protein MNRGFYLVMAAQALSSLADNALFIAAIALLQQLDSPDWMAPMMKWWFAATYVLLAAFVGAFADSFPKGRVMFATNALKITGCLLMFWYWAFGLSDSSSAYLVIGAFALVGVGAAAYSPAKYGIVTEMLPPLDLVKGNSWIEGLTVLSIILGTVLGGVLISPTVSGWLLSHPAIASFVKTPAEAAILCISFVYAAAAICNLLIPRTNIEYPPQHKNPAKLLKSFAGYVKILWHDKLGQISLAVTTLFWGAGATLQLIVIEWGRSHLGYRLDQASILMGVTAFGTIFGAVYASRVPLPKALGVLPMGIVMGLVVLFMPLVTEKWEVYSLLLVIGGLSGYFVVPMNALLQHRGHLLLSAGHSIAVQNFNEQLNILLMLGIYALMLRLELPINVIIVIFGVIVAVLMAVIMRWSRSNLKQNPELLGEIGRHGHGTAL, encoded by the coding sequence GTGAATAGAGGTTTTTATCTGGTGATGGCAGCACAAGCCTTGTCTTCACTGGCTGATAACGCCTTATTTATTGCGGCGATCGCACTGTTGCAGCAGCTTGACAGCCCTGACTGGATGGCGCCCATGATGAAGTGGTGGTTTGCTGCCACTTACGTACTCTTAGCTGCATTTGTTGGCGCTTTTGCTGACTCTTTCCCCAAGGGCCGTGTGATGTTCGCCACCAATGCCCTAAAAATTACCGGGTGTCTGCTGATGTTCTGGTATTGGGCGTTTGGCCTTTCAGACTCAAGCTCGGCTTATCTGGTGATTGGCGCCTTTGCGCTGGTGGGCGTTGGTGCAGCAGCCTATTCGCCAGCCAAGTACGGCATCGTGACGGAAATGCTTCCTCCCCTCGATCTGGTTAAAGGCAACAGCTGGATTGAAGGTCTGACCGTCTTGTCAATCATTCTGGGTACTGTACTAGGTGGTGTTCTGATATCACCGACCGTCTCGGGCTGGTTGCTCAGCCATCCGGCAATCGCCAGTTTTGTGAAAACGCCTGCTGAGGCTGCCATACTTTGCATCAGTTTTGTGTATGCAGCAGCAGCTATCTGTAACTTATTGATCCCAAGAACAAATATCGAATATCCTCCGCAGCACAAGAACCCAGCAAAGCTTCTGAAGTCGTTTGCCGGTTACGTGAAGATTCTTTGGCACGACAAGCTCGGACAAATCTCACTTGCGGTGACTACCCTTTTTTGGGGTGCGGGTGCGACTTTGCAGCTGATCGTGATTGAATGGGGCCGCAGCCATTTGGGCTACCGTCTCGACCAAGCCTCGATCCTGATGGGTGTAACGGCGTTTGGCACCATATTTGGAGCGGTGTACGCCAGTCGGGTACCACTGCCCAAAGCGCTAGGCGTCTTACCCATGGGTATCGTGATGGGATTGGTCGTTCTCTTTATGCCGCTAGTGACCGAGAAATGGGAGGTCTATAGCTTGCTGCTTGTCATAGGCGGCCTGTCTGGGTACTTTGTCGTGCCCATGAACGCGTTGCTTCAGCACCGCGGCCATTTGCTGCTATCAGCGGGTCATTCGATCGCTGTGCAAAACTTCAATGAACAATTGAACATCTTGCTCATGCTCGGCATTTATGCACTGATGTTAAGGCTTGAACTGCCAATTAACGTCATTATTGTGATCTTTGGCGTGATCGTGGCGGTGCTCATGGCTGTGATCATGCGCTGGAGTCGGTCTAACCTCAAGCAAAATCCTGAGCTCCTTGGCGAGATCGGTCGCCACGGTCATGGAACCGCGCTTTAA
- a CDS encoding energy-coupling factor ABC transporter ATP-binding protein, producing MLIEFKSVTLERSGRTILKDLNLSLVQHRIGIIGDNGAGKSSLARLINGLLTPSDGEVWIDGLNIAGRLTEVRQQIAFVFQNPDNQIVFPVVDEDLAFGLKAILPHARDRQARIMEVLGVLDMQDLAKRPVAQLSGGQKQLVSLAGALCRSPKLMILDEPTAQLDLRYRNRLQSILSELPQQAIVLTHDLAMLETFERVLVIDKGHVVHDATPSVAIAWYERRCQA from the coding sequence ATGTTAATCGAGTTTAAATCGGTCACGCTTGAGCGCTCGGGTCGCACCATTCTTAAAGACCTTAATCTTAGCCTTGTCCAACACCGGATCGGTATTATCGGGGATAACGGTGCGGGAAAAAGCTCTCTGGCACGATTGATTAATGGTTTGTTGACGCCTAGTGATGGTGAAGTCTGGATAGATGGTTTAAATATTGCTGGACGGCTGACCGAGGTGCGTCAGCAAATCGCCTTTGTATTTCAGAATCCAGACAATCAGATCGTGTTTCCTGTGGTTGATGAGGATCTCGCTTTTGGTCTAAAGGCGATCTTGCCTCACGCTAGGGATAGGCAGGCTCGGATCATGGAGGTACTGGGTGTACTGGACATGCAAGACTTGGCTAAACGCCCAGTCGCGCAACTGTCTGGTGGGCAGAAGCAGTTGGTGAGTCTGGCCGGCGCCTTGTGTCGCAGCCCCAAGCTGATGATCCTTGATGAGCCTACTGCTCAGCTTGACTTGCGCTACCGCAATCGCTTGCAAAGCATCCTGTCAGAATTGCCACAACAAGCCATCGTACTGACCCATGACTTGGCAATGCTTGAGACTTTCGAGAGAGTATTGGTCATCGATAAAGGTCATGTGGTGCATGACGCTACACCATCTGTGGCGATTGCTTGGTATGAACGCAGGTGCCAGGCGTGA
- a CDS encoding septation protein A — translation MKKFLFDLFPLLLFFVAYRFADIYVATAVAMVAAVGQIAYIKLTGQKIEAMHWINLVVIVVFGGATLWLQNEAFIKWKPTVLYWLFGGILLGSQLILGKNLLQKLLAGKVKLAEAGWRGLNWSWAIFFLFAGALNLFVAFSGLFSESAWVNFKVFGLMGLLVVFVIAQSLWLSKHMIADDIDTSVEPKGKSNDKPT, via the coding sequence ATGAAAAAATTCCTGTTCGACCTGTTTCCACTGCTGCTGTTTTTTGTTGCCTATCGATTCGCAGATATCTATGTAGCGACTGCGGTGGCCATGGTAGCGGCTGTTGGCCAAATTGCCTACATCAAATTAACCGGACAAAAGATTGAGGCCATGCACTGGATCAATCTGGTGGTGATTGTTGTGTTCGGAGGCGCTACGCTTTGGTTGCAGAATGAAGCCTTCATTAAATGGAAGCCAACCGTGTTGTATTGGCTATTTGGCGGGATTTTGCTGGGTAGCCAATTAATCTTAGGCAAGAACCTTCTGCAAAAGTTACTGGCTGGCAAAGTAAAGCTCGCTGAGGCTGGTTGGCGTGGTCTGAACTGGAGTTGGGCCATCTTTTTCTTGTTTGCCGGCGCTTTGAACCTGTTTGTGGCTTTCTCAGGTTTATTTAGCGAATCTGCATGGGTTAACTTTAAGGTATTCGGGTTGATGGGGCTGCTGGTCGTATTTGTGATTGCCCAGTCGCTTTGGCTATCCAAGCACATGATTGCCGATGACATTGATACCTCTGTGGAACCAAAAGGTAAATCCAATGACAAACCCACATGA